Proteins found in one Phocoena sinus isolate mPhoSin1 chromosome 19, mPhoSin1.pri, whole genome shotgun sequence genomic segment:
- the KATNB1 gene encoding katanin p80 WD40 repeat-containing subunit B1 isoform X1 — translation MATPVVTKTAWKLQEIVAHASNVSSLVLGKASGRLLATGGDDCRVNLWSINKPNCIMSLTGHTSPVESVRLNTPEELIVAGSQSGSIRVWDLEAAKILRTLMGHKANICSLDFHPYGEFVASGSQDTNIKLWDIRRKGCVFRYRGHSQAVRCLRFSPDGKWLASAADDHTVKLWDLTAGKMMAEFPGHTGPVNVVEFHPNEYLLASGSSDRTIRFWDLEKFQVVSCIEGEPGPVRSVLFNPDGCCLYSGCQDSLRVYGWEPERCFDVVLVNWGKVADLAICNDQLIGVAFSQSSVSSYVVDLTRVTRTGTVAPDPMQDSQPPAQQPPNPSAPLRRIYERPSATGSEPQRVKQNSESERRSPSSEDDRDERESRAEIQNAEDYNEIFQPKNSISRTPPRRSEPFPAPPEDDMATAKEAAKPSPAMDVQFPVPKLEVLSRPPVVTSTPAPKAESAIIPATRNEPIGLKASDFLPAVKIPQQAELVDEDAMSQIRKGHDTMCVVLTSRHKNLDTVRAVWTTGDIKTSVDSAVAINDLSVVVDLLNLVNQKASLWKLDLCTTVLPQIEKLLQSKYESYVQTGCTSLKLILQRFLPLITDMLAAPPTVGVDISREERLHKCRVCYKQLRSISGLVKSKSGLSGRHGSAFRELHLLMASLD, via the exons AGCCTGACGGGTCACACGTCCCCAGTGGAGAGCGTACGTCTCAACACCCCTGAGGAGCTCATTGTGGCCGGTTCCCAGTCAGGCTCCATCCGCGTCTGGGACCTGGAAGCTGCCAAAA TCCTTCGCACACTTATGGGACACAAAGCCAACATCTGCAGCCTGGATTTCCACCCGTATGGCGAGTTTGTGGCCTCGGGCTCCCAGGACACGAACATCAAG CTCTGGGACATCAGGAGGAAGGGCTGTGTGTTCCGATACAGG GGGCACAGCCAGGCCGTGCGGTGTCTCCGGTTCAGCCCCGACGGGAAGTGGCTGGCATCGGCTGCAGATGACCACACGGTGAAG ctctgGGATCTGACTGCTGGCAAGATGATGGCCGAGTTCCCCGGCCACACGGGGCCTGTCAACGTGGTGGAGTTTCACCCCAACGAGTACCTCCTGGCTTCTGGCAGCTCTGACAG GACCATCCGTTTCTGGGATCTGGAGAAATTCCAGGTGGTGAGCTGTATCGAAGGGGAGCCAGGGCCTGTCAG GAGCGTCCTCTTCAACCCCGATGGCTGCTGCCTGTATAGTGGCTGCCAGGACTCACTGCGCGTCTACGGCTGGGAGCCCGAGCGCTGCTTTGACGTGGTCCTCGTCAACTGGGGCAAGGTGGCCGACCTGGCCATCTGCAATGACCAGCTG ATAGGCGTGGCCTTCTCCCAGAGCAGCGTCTCCTCTTACGTGGTGGACCTGACGCGGGTCACCAGGACGGGCACGGTAGCCCCGGACCCCATGCAGGACAGCCAGCCCCCGGCACAGCAGCCGCCAAACCCCAGCGCCCCGCTTCGGCGCATCTATGAGCGGCCCAGCGCCACCGGCAGTGAGCCTCAGAG GGTGAAGCAGAACTCAGAGAGCGAGCGCCGCAGCCCCAGCAGCGAGGATGACCGGGATGAGCGGGAGTCTCGGGCGGAGATCCAGAACGCCGAGGACTACAACGAGATCTTCCAGCCCAAGAACAGCATCA GTCGGACGCCACCCCGAAGAAGCGAGCCCTTCCCAGCACCCCCGGAGGATG ACATGGCCACAGCCAAGGAGGCAGCAAAGCCCAGCCCAGCCATGGACGTGCAGTTCCCGGTGCCAAAA CTCGAGGTCCTGTCCCGGCCCCCAGTCGTCACTTCCACCCCTGCACCCAAGGCTGAGTCTGCCATCATCCCTGCCACCCGGAACGAGCCCATCGGACTGAAGGCCTCTGACTTCCTGCCT GCCGTGAAGATCCCCCAGCAGGCGGAGCTGGTCGACGAGGATGCCATGTCACAGATCCGCAAAGGCCACGACACCATGTGTGTCGTGCTCACCAGCCGCCACAAGAACCTGGACACCGTGCGGGCCGTGTGGACCACGGGTGACATCAAG ACGTCGGTGGACTCGGCCGTGGCCATCAATGACCTGTCTGTGGTCGTGGACCTCCTTAACCTTGTCAACCAGAAAGC ctccctgtGGAAGCTGGACCTATGCACCACCGTCCTGCCACAGATTGAGAAGCTTCTGCAGAGCAAGTATGAGAG CTATGTCCAGACGGGCTGCACCTCTCTGAAGCTGATCCTGCAGCGGTTTCTGCCCCTGATCACAGACATGCTGGCGGCCCCGCCCACCGTGGGTGTGGACATCAGCCGGGAGGAGAG GCTGCACAAGTGCCGGGTCTGCTACAAGCAGCTCAGGAGCATCAGTGGCCTCGTCAAGAGCAAGTCGGGCTTGAGCGGCCGCCACGGCAGTGCCTTCCGCGAGCTGCACCTGCTCATGGCCAGTTTGGACTGA
- the KATNB1 gene encoding katanin p80 WD40 repeat-containing subunit B1 isoform X2 has translation MGHKANICSLDFHPYGEFVASGSQDTNIKLWDIRRKGCVFRYRGHSQAVRCLRFSPDGKWLASAADDHTVKLWDLTAGKMMAEFPGHTGPVNVVEFHPNEYLLASGSSDRTIRFWDLEKFQVVSCIEGEPGPVRSVLFNPDGCCLYSGCQDSLRVYGWEPERCFDVVLVNWGKVADLAICNDQLIGVAFSQSSVSSYVVDLTRVTRTGTVAPDPMQDSQPPAQQPPNPSAPLRRIYERPSATGSEPQRVKQNSESERRSPSSEDDRDERESRAEIQNAEDYNEIFQPKNSISRTPPRRSEPFPAPPEDDMATAKEAAKPSPAMDVQFPVPKLEVLSRPPVVTSTPAPKAESAIIPATRNEPIGLKASDFLPAVKIPQQAELVDEDAMSQIRKGHDTMCVVLTSRHKNLDTVRAVWTTGDIKTSVDSAVAINDLSVVVDLLNLVNQKASLWKLDLCTTVLPQIEKLLQSKYESYVQTGCTSLKLILQRFLPLITDMLAAPPTVGVDISREERLHKCRVCYKQLRSISGLVKSKSGLSGRHGSAFRELHLLMASLD, from the exons ATGGGACACAAAGCCAACATCTGCAGCCTGGATTTCCACCCGTATGGCGAGTTTGTGGCCTCGGGCTCCCAGGACACGAACATCAAG CTCTGGGACATCAGGAGGAAGGGCTGTGTGTTCCGATACAGG GGGCACAGCCAGGCCGTGCGGTGTCTCCGGTTCAGCCCCGACGGGAAGTGGCTGGCATCGGCTGCAGATGACCACACGGTGAAG ctctgGGATCTGACTGCTGGCAAGATGATGGCCGAGTTCCCCGGCCACACGGGGCCTGTCAACGTGGTGGAGTTTCACCCCAACGAGTACCTCCTGGCTTCTGGCAGCTCTGACAG GACCATCCGTTTCTGGGATCTGGAGAAATTCCAGGTGGTGAGCTGTATCGAAGGGGAGCCAGGGCCTGTCAG GAGCGTCCTCTTCAACCCCGATGGCTGCTGCCTGTATAGTGGCTGCCAGGACTCACTGCGCGTCTACGGCTGGGAGCCCGAGCGCTGCTTTGACGTGGTCCTCGTCAACTGGGGCAAGGTGGCCGACCTGGCCATCTGCAATGACCAGCTG ATAGGCGTGGCCTTCTCCCAGAGCAGCGTCTCCTCTTACGTGGTGGACCTGACGCGGGTCACCAGGACGGGCACGGTAGCCCCGGACCCCATGCAGGACAGCCAGCCCCCGGCACAGCAGCCGCCAAACCCCAGCGCCCCGCTTCGGCGCATCTATGAGCGGCCCAGCGCCACCGGCAGTGAGCCTCAGAG GGTGAAGCAGAACTCAGAGAGCGAGCGCCGCAGCCCCAGCAGCGAGGATGACCGGGATGAGCGGGAGTCTCGGGCGGAGATCCAGAACGCCGAGGACTACAACGAGATCTTCCAGCCCAAGAACAGCATCA GTCGGACGCCACCCCGAAGAAGCGAGCCCTTCCCAGCACCCCCGGAGGATG ACATGGCCACAGCCAAGGAGGCAGCAAAGCCCAGCCCAGCCATGGACGTGCAGTTCCCGGTGCCAAAA CTCGAGGTCCTGTCCCGGCCCCCAGTCGTCACTTCCACCCCTGCACCCAAGGCTGAGTCTGCCATCATCCCTGCCACCCGGAACGAGCCCATCGGACTGAAGGCCTCTGACTTCCTGCCT GCCGTGAAGATCCCCCAGCAGGCGGAGCTGGTCGACGAGGATGCCATGTCACAGATCCGCAAAGGCCACGACACCATGTGTGTCGTGCTCACCAGCCGCCACAAGAACCTGGACACCGTGCGGGCCGTGTGGACCACGGGTGACATCAAG ACGTCGGTGGACTCGGCCGTGGCCATCAATGACCTGTCTGTGGTCGTGGACCTCCTTAACCTTGTCAACCAGAAAGC ctccctgtGGAAGCTGGACCTATGCACCACCGTCCTGCCACAGATTGAGAAGCTTCTGCAGAGCAAGTATGAGAG CTATGTCCAGACGGGCTGCACCTCTCTGAAGCTGATCCTGCAGCGGTTTCTGCCCCTGATCACAGACATGCTGGCGGCCCCGCCCACCGTGGGTGTGGACATCAGCCGGGAGGAGAG GCTGCACAAGTGCCGGGTCTGCTACAAGCAGCTCAGGAGCATCAGTGGCCTCGTCAAGAGCAAGTCGGGCTTGAGCGGCCGCCACGGCAGTGCCTTCCGCGAGCTGCACCTGCTCATGGCCAGTTTGGACTGA